A portion of the Plasmodium gaboni strain SY75 chromosome 5, whole genome shotgun sequence genome contains these proteins:
- a CDS encoding putative protein phosphatase codes for MSLLTSYRDKNNNETMITETSVNNLSESQKVSNIKEMNNVNDMNNFNNGEKIIEYNSINDLKYCKSITDIVNYIITIGIWEMYTYEWVFNRKTFLYYHTLLEKYYFYDKNNNLTLFNEKSFFLYVCTFENNEFVSDFFFQRNKKKKEIKLTSYTKTMQGRRKKQEDRYIVLTDLTRYIDSNDYKTLYFYKKNPLYFYSIFDGHRGIKACEYCMNHIIKNIIYYFYNQDMEDVQSSTTINKLNSNDINISPDKRRKFDNVKNEDIGLGNTTININNMNNMNNMNNIDNMNNMNNMNNINDVCNINNNINKCNEIINDLHTEGDNINDNNYCINNKTEEERKENLFINTTYKNDYFLKNISSVNQISSDTILNNIHSNKKDIENNTPIKNKDKRLINSSYLNTISDDVEYRKKRKVEEMDIIKQNKNNEEHIGKDKMDEMNYTNINNKNEHINFNISEECSNNIDQHNNNNNNNNISDNSTCYEKLKFLDELTDEQIMEYIKLAFLKTDEQFLKVSKFPNHGCTIISLIIFRNKMFVANLGDCRAIGVVNINNTLKTEMLSNDHKPNDPKEKERIKKMGGDVICLQNVYRVKANARKNNKDKPSLLERLSMKEEVYLAVSRAIGDKDFKFNNVISATPDVICKEIYSEKCNEKKEEKEITKRTNVIEKSDIDENYFKETDNLYYSAHEMNYHYVVMACDGVWDTMSNKDIVKILQAYNNDPDKACSEIIKTAYAYGSQDNLTAMLLKFY; via the exons atgAGTTTATTAACTAGTTATAGAgataagaataataatgaaaCTATGATCACAGAAACGAGTGTTAATAATTTGAGTGAATCTCAGAAGGTtagtaatataaaagaaatgaataatgtgaatgatatgaataattttaataatggagagaaaataattgaatataatagtataaatgatttaaaatattgtaAAAGTATTACAGATATtgtaaattatattataactaTTGGTATATGGGAAATGTATACATACGAATGGGTATTTAATAGAAAgacatttttatattatcatacATTATTAgagaaatattatttttatgataaaaataataatttgactttatttaatgagaagtctttttttttatatgtatgcacatttgaaaataatgaatttGTTTCTgactttttttttcaaaggaataagaaaaaaaaagaaataaaattaacTAGTTATACAAAAACTATGCAAGgtagaagaaaaaaacaagAAGATCGCTATATTGTTTTAACTGATCTTACTAGATATATTGATTCAAATGATTATAAAactttatatttttataaaaaaaatccATTATACTTTTATTCTATTTTTGATGGCCATAGAGGAATAAAGGCTTGTGAATATTGTATGaatcatattataaaaaatattatttattatttttataatcaaGATATGGAAGATGTCCAATCTTCTACTACAATTAATAAATTGAATTCGaatgatattaatatatcacctgataaaagaagaaaatttGATAACGTAAAGAATGAGGACATAGGATTAGGTAATACAacaattaatataaataatatgaataatatgaataatatgaataatatagataatatgaataatatgaataatatgaataatataaatgatgtgtgtaatataaataataatatcaacAAATGtaatgaaattataaatgaTTTGCACACAGAAggtgataatataaatgataataattattgcattaataataaaacagaagaagaaagaaaagaaaatttatttattaatacaacttataaaaatgattatttcttaaaaaatatttcttctGTAAATCAAATATCAAGTGACActattttaaataatattcatagcaataaaaaagatattgaaaataacacaccaataaaaaataaagataaaagATTAATTAATAGTTCGTATTTAAATACTATAAGTGATGATGTAGAATATAggaagaaaagaaaagttGAGGAAATGGATAttattaaacaaaataaaaataatgaagaacATATAGGAAAAGATAAAATGGATGAAATGaattatacaaatataaataataaaaatgaacatattaattttaatatatctgAAGAATGTTCCAATAATATAGACcaacataataataataataataataataatatatctgATAATTCCACTTgttatgaaaaattaaaatttcTAGATGAATTAACAGATGAACAAATAatggaatatataaaactaGCATTTCTAAAAACTGATGAAcaatttttaaaagtatCAAAATTTCCTAATCATGGCTGTACtattatttcattaattatttttagaaataaaatgtttGTAGCTAACTTGGGAGATTGTAGAGCCATAGGGGttgttaatataaataacaccttg AAAACGGAAATGTTGTCAAATGATCATAAGCCCAATGATCCTAAAGAAAAGGAGAGGATCAAAAAAATGGGAGGAGATGTCATATGCCTACAAAATGTTTATCGTGTTAAGGCAAATGCTAGGAAG AATAATAAAGACAAGCCTAGTTTGCTTGAGAGGCTTTCCATGAAAGAGGAAGTATATCTTGCAG tttCCAGAGCCATTGGGGACAAAGActttaaatttaataatgtCATTTCAGCTACTCCTGATGTTATATGTAAAGAAATATACAGTGAAAAGTGTAACGAGAagaaagaagaaaaagaaattacAAAACGTACTAATGTTATTGAAAAAAGCGATATTgatgaaaattattttaagGAAACtgataatttatattattccGCGCACGAAATGAATTATCATTATGTTGTTATGGCATGTGATGGAGTATGGGACACCATGTCTAATAAG gATATCgttaaaatattacaaGCCTATAACAACGATCCGGATAAAGCATGTAGCGAAATAATAAAGACGGCTTATGCCTATGGTAGTCAG GATAATTTAACCGCCATGTTGCTCAAATTTTATTGA
- a CDS encoding hypothetical protein (conserved Plasmodium protein, unknown function), translating into MKEQNELEKEEEGKNKNSFSNVNIKFEAYGEGDYRLLRYLPDGSCVFEEIPNEEDKNQKNLQQYAQLFYSVMDKMNESKLIDENLKNNKEWNKAEEYRNLVENDLKELMILFDMLLGTLNYDKGRKFLSFNKCQYNKDSEENKQDLYIAVTSRKELLENLKDLCEKTKIQIDSINGIIGQKYYLCFINQLIKHWKILNKKYSEMDYMQFDNNFPYVTQLSVEFFFLPSIFWKFSSNPIFLSWPPFPSFSPFKSQYAHITFSLNYLEEKADMQNIIKNLSKKKENDMSEMDCDKELDNSSVKKNSAQSDIVDENIEQKSSFPMDSIDINFDQNDYQKGNSTNDSKHVDDLEKQMYTNNNEKNYKIYYPNIKEDEIKIFNLLDNTSNIKVQFDGIASHFIENNYLLQLDLFPLNVKLNSKRQDSENALQGKKKKMENMFPHIVIPNNIIFDQAKKVHEKLSKAQWVLIDKSIFSILAEQANNLKDTNNDITINLDNIPDVHTKIKIHCTQINHQSIEFLIHDIKILSLSNKYIPVDFSFVISYESIDIPHFKDDKSSINEEENTPSRHNNDINSQYSYNTSKMSNSEKVNNSENIKGSEEINNNQDPITKKNNTSHDILHEKDEALSIDYELIQIFLNLSLSKIRDLFICSWKYFSFELPYYSADIHPLIYQNNFSDYRSDTLITNFFSWFLSSMIKYLRVKEKLIGP; encoded by the coding sequence ATGAAAGAACAGAACGAATTGGAGAAGGAAGaagaaggaaaaaataaaaatagcTTTTCCAACgttaatataaaatttgaGGCATATGGAGAAGGGGATTATAGATTGTTAAGGTATTTGCCTGATGGCTCTTGTGTCTTTGAAGAAATACCGAATGAAGAAGACAAAAATCAAAAGAATTTACAACAATATGCtcaattattttattcagTAATGGATAAAATGAATGAATCAAAACTTATTGATgagaatttaaaaaataataaagaatgGAATAAAGCAGAAGAATATCGAAATTTAGTAGAAAATgatttaaaagaattaatgatattatttgatatgTTATTAGGTACACTTAATTATGATAAAGGTAGGAAATTTTTGTCCTTTAATAAATGtcaatataataaagattcagaagaaaataaacaagatttatatatagCTGTTACAAGTAGAAAAGAACTGTTAGAGaatttaaaagatttatgtgaaaaaacaaaaatacAAATTGATTCAATTAATGGAATTATAGgacaaaaatattatctaTGTTTTATAAATCAGTTAATTAAACATtggaaaatattaaataaaaaatattcagAAATGGATTATATGCaatttgataataatttccCTTATGTAACACAATTATCTGtagaatttttttttcttccaTCTATATTTTGGAAATTTTCATCAAACcctatatttttatcttgGCCTCCTTTTCCATCCTTTTCCCCTTTTAAATCACAATATGCTCATATAACGTTTTCATTAAACTATTTAGAAGAAAAAGCAGATATGcaaaatataatcaaaAACCTTtcgaaaaaaaaagaaaatgatatgTCCGAAATGGATTGTGATAAGGAACTAGACAATTCTAGcgttaaaaaaaattctgCTCAAAGTGATATAGttgatgaaaatatagaGCAAAAGAGTTCATTTCCAATGGATTCAATCGATATTAATTTTGATCAAAATGATTATCAAAAAGGAAATAGTACAAATGATAGCAAACATGTAGATGATTTAGAAAAACAGATgtatacaaataataatgagaagaattataaaatttacTATCCCAATATCAAAGAAGACgaaattaaaatatttaacTTATTAGATAATACAAGCAATATTAAAGTTCAATTTGATGGAATAGCTTCTCATTTcatagaaaataattatttgttaCAATTAGATTTGTTCCCTCTTAATGTTAAATTAAATAGTAAACGGCAAGATAGTGAAAACGCATTAcaaggaaaaaaaaaaaaaatggaaaatatGTTTCCACATATTGTAATTCCAAACAATATCATTTTTGATCAAGCCAAGAAAGTTCATGAAAAGTTATCTAAAGCACAATGGGTTTTAATAGATAAATCcattttttctattttaGCTGAACAAGCTAATAATTTAAAGGACACAAATAATGACATAACAATCAATTTGGATAATATACCAGATGTACatacaaaaattaaaattcATTGTACCCAAATAAATCATCAGTCAATTGAATTCTTAATTCATGATATCAAAATTTTATCATTGtctaataaatatattccaGTAGATTTCTCATTTGTAATTTCATATGAATCTATAGATATTCCACATTTCAAAGATGATAAAAGTAGTATAAATGAGGAGGAAAATACTCCTTCTCGGcataataatgatattaatagtCAATATAGTTATAATACAAGTAAAATGAGTAATTCTGAGAAAGTTAACAATTCAGAAAATATCAAAGGTTCAGAAGAAATAAACAATAATCAAGATCCAATAActaagaaaaataatacatcTCATGATATCTTACACGAAAAAGATGAAGCTCTTTCTATAGATTATGAattaatacaaatatttttaaatttatcattatcCAAAATAAGagatttatttatttgttcatggaaatatttttctttcGAGTTACCATATTATTCAGCAGATATACATCCATTAATTTATCAAAACAATTTTTCTGATTATCGTTCAGATACATTGATTACAAATTTCTTTTCATGGTTTTTATCATCAATGattaaatatttaagagtgaaagaaaaattaatagGACCTTAA
- a CDS encoding putative U6 snRNA-associated Sm-like protein LSm2, with product MLFFTFFQQLAEKNHHVTVELKNDLQISGVLHSVDQYLNIKLTNVSVNNPEKYPHLLSIKSCFVRGSVVRYVFLPSNEIDVQKLHHMCRQEAKMVAEKEKERK from the exons ATG CTcttttttacattttttcAACAACTAGCTGAGAAAAATCATCATGTTACTGTcgaattaaaaaatgatttacAAATATCAGGAGTCTTGCATTCAGTTGAtcaatatttaaatataaaattaacGAATGTGTCAGTAAATAATCCGGAGAAATATCCTCATTTG TTATCTATAAAATCATGTTTTGTTAGAGGATCTGTAGTTAGATATGTATTCTTACCTTCAAATGAGATTGATGTTCAAAAGTTACATCATATGTGCAGACAAGAAGCAAAAATGGTAGCCgagaaagaaaaagaaaggaaataa
- a CDS encoding putative phosphomethylpyrimidine kinase codes for MEEHPKILSIAGSDSCAGAGMQADLKTAMSLGCHCCTILVVLTAQNTKEVKSIIEVDEKFIVEQLDAIFTDITIEVVKLGVLYSKKIILLIHNYITNINKMREKKLLVVFDPVFVSSSGCMLVESLDYVKYALDLICPISCIITPNFYECKVILEALNINIDINNMRTSELCKLVTKKLNISACLFKSCNIDINTEDENKLYAVDHLCIKNDQDYDTKIKQKNISYDVYKLKSKRNPQKDIHGTGCTLSTAISCFLSKKYDIIQACIESKKYIYNCINFSYDLGSKSQGLNHLKAAQHLTHFSELQVIKIDQNL; via the coding sequence atggaagAACATCCAAAAATTTTGAGTATAGCAGGTAGCGATAGTTGTGCTGGAGCTGGTATGCAAGCTGATTTAAAAACAGCTATGAGTTTAGGTTGTCATTGTTGTACTATTTTAGTTGTATTAACAGCTCAGAATACTAAAGAAGTAAAATCAATTATAGAGGTAGATGAGAAATTTATTGTTGAGCAGTTGGATGCGATATTTACTGACATAACAATTGAGGTAGTTAAATTAGGAGTTTTATATTctaagaaaataatattattaattcataattatataacaaatattaataaaatgagAGAGAAAAAACTACTAGTAGTTTTTGATCCAGTTTTTGTATCAAGTTCTGGATGTATGTTAGTAGAAAGCTTAGATTATGTTAAATATGCATTGGATTTAATATGCCCTATAAGTTGTATTATTACACcaaatttttatgaatGTAAAGTTATTTTAGAAGctttaaatattaatatagatataaataatatgagAACAAGTGAATTATGTAAATTAGTAActaaaaaattaaatattagtgcttgtttatttaaaagttgtaatatagatataaatacagaagatgaaaataaattatatgcCGTTGATCatttatgtataaaaaatgatcAAGATTATgatacaaaaataaaacaaaaaaatatatcttatgatgtatataaattaaaatcAAAAAGAAACCCACAAAAAGATATACATGGTACGGGTTGTACTTTATCAACAGCTATATCATGTTTCCTATCCAAGAAATATGACATTATACAAGCTTGTATTGAAtctaaaaaatatatttataattgtattaatttttcatatgaCCTTGGAAGTAAAAGTCAAGGATTAAATCATTTAAAAGCTGCGCAGCATTTAACACACTTCAGTGAACTACAAGTTATTAAAATTGATCAAAATTTGTAA
- a CDS encoding putative 40S ribosomal protein S9: MPKSYRNYSKTARNPKRPFEKERLDQELKLIGEYGLKNKREIWRVQYLLAKIRSAARYLLTLDEKSSKRIFQGEALLRRMVRQGLLGENEEKLDYVLGLTLPKLLERRLQTKVFKLGLAKSVHHARVLIRQRHIRVGKQMVDIPSFLVRVDSEKHIDFATTSPFGGARPGRVKRKSLKKQKEKTEAEAE, from the exons atgcCAAAAAGTTACAGGAATTATTCTAAAACAGCAAGGAATCCAAAACGTCCATTTGAAAAG GAACGTTTAGATCAGgaattaaaattaatagGTGAATATGGATTAAAGAATAAAAGAGAAATATGGAG AGTTCAATATTTATTAGCCAAAATTAGATCCGCTGCAAGGTACTTATTAACCTTAGATGAAAAGAGCTCTAAAAGAATATTTCAAGGAGAAGCCTTATTAAGAAGAATGGTTCGTCAAGGATTGTTAGGagaaaatgaagaaaagTTAGATTACGTTTTAGGTTTAACTTTGCCAAAATTATTAGAAAGGAGATTACAAACTAAAGTTTTTAAACTTGGATTAGCAAAATCTGTACATCATGCAAGAGTATTAATAAGACAAAGACATATAAGAGTTGGTAAACAAATGGTTGATATTCCATCATTCTTAGTTCGTGTTGATTCAGAAAAACACATCGATTTTGCCACGACCTCACCTTTTGGTGGTGCAAGACCAGGAAGAGTAAAGAGAAAATCgttaaaaaaacaaaaagaaaaaactGAAGCCGAAGcagaataa
- a CDS encoding putative bis(5'-nucleosyl)-tetraphosphatase: MKINIIKAFGILLCRHKKYNPVITEDINKFEFLFLKASYGDKHWTPPKGLHENNESGLETAVRETLEETGISKDKYKLLNYQKTLKYNVKDKPKETMYYLAMLLNNDENVILSDEHTDYKWIGSHESDTYNLPESLSALLKEAEEFLIKEQL, translated from the exons ATGAA aattaatatcattaaaGCTTTTGgcatattattatgtagacataaaaaatataatccAGTTATAACAGAAGATATTAATAAGTTTGAATTTCTCTTTTTGAAAGCTTCATATGGAGATAAACATTGGACACCTCCAAAAG gattgcatgaaaataatgaaagCGGTTTAGAAACAGCAGTAAGAGAAACATTGGAAGAAACTGGAATAAGTAAGGATAAGTATAAACTTCTCAATTATCAAAAg actttaaaatataatgtaaaAGATAAACCAAAAGAGACCATGTATTATTTGGCTATGTTGTTAAACAACGATGAAAATGTAATTTTATCTGATGAACACACGGATTATAA aTGGATTGGAAGCCATGAATCAGATACTTATAACCTTCCTGAATCTTTATCTGCTTTATTGAAAGAAGCAGAAgaatttttaataaaagaacAACTATAA
- a CDS encoding hypothetical protein (conserved Plasmodium protein, unknown function), with product MYIYSLNNFSVVFVFFICVCISFYNIRIVKGLIQYKKTKICNINYEKGNLFSKNKNGGGRGKFSVERRLFFLNKKKIKKNKDNKKDNESEDNSFNDNENKKKNSWEKKIIDIIPVNNEMFEYYNNKCKYKYNNNNNNNNDIIEKRSLINNLILPYREKENFINTFLIHMDKYALLDTLMHMKNDIYDNVSYDYSQYAKKENKKNNMEKQITTNKNNNDNNNDNNNNNNNDNNDNHNNNNTQNEQRHNDTLNNNNAVNHKIHTLYDKIKNLKDDLKTNNQHMSDSLKVEKYINQQLIKLTQEIIKMREEKKNEEIKENSNIEWSFYLNEKKNPLNCFVYMDVPIGTVMLKPKKVEDKNLLISINALNHIKRNNQEILKNIYFKKFHITFDHIYQNCNLITLIVNKLLDQEYIIKSCTMFSLLSISYFLKDTFYQSFLYLLSSKIIWNPLLYNIWCNIYHTTLPLKLFMVKQTFSYTNIVFNYIVQSIRNKLINLETFLLNYSLKSKIQLQQKEHNTYDNHNFKIATDEIYPDPNDQEEFQYI from the coding sequence atgtatatttattccCTAAATAACTTTTCTGTTGTGTTTgtttttttcatttgtGTTTGTATATCCTTTTACAACATTCGTATAGTTAAAGGATTAATACAATATAAGAAAACgaaaatatgtaatatcAATTATGAGAAAGGTAATTTATTtagtaaaaataaaaatggCGGTGGGAGAGGGAAATTTAGTGTTGAACGTAGgttattctttttaaataaaaaaaaaataaaaaaaaataaagacaataaaaaagataatgAAAGTGAAGATAATAGTTTCAATGATAatgaaaacaaaaaaaaaaatagttgggaaaaaaaaattatcgATATTATTCCAGTTAATAATGAAATGtttgaatattataacaacaaatgtaaatataaatacaataataataataataataataatgatattatagAAAAGAGGTCGCTTATTAACAATTTAATACTTCCTTATAgagaaaaagaaaattttataaatacattCTTAATACATATGGATAAGTATGCTTTGTTGGATACGTTAATGCATATGAAAAATGACATATATGATAATGTATCTTATGATTATTCACAGTATGCTAAAAAAGAgaataagaaaaataatatggaaaaacaaataacaaccaacaaaaataataatgataataataatgataataataataataataataatgataataatgataatcataataataataatacacaAAATGAACAACGGCATAACGAtacattaaataataataatgcTGTAAATCATAAAATACACACcttatatgataaaataaaaaacttAAAAGATGATTTGAAAACAAATAATCAACACATGTCTGATTCACTTAAAgtagaaaaatatatcaatCAACAACTTATAAAATTAACTcaagaaattataaaaatgagagaagaaaaaaaaaatgaagaaataaaagaaaattcAAATATTGAATGGAGTTTTTATTTgaatgaaaaaaagaatCCTTTAAATTGTTTTGTTTACATGGATGTACCTATTGGAACTGTTATGTTAAAACCCAAAAAAGTGGAAGATAAAAATTTGTTAATTTCTATAAATGCTTTGaatcatataaaaagaaataatcaagaaatattaaaaaatatctattttaaaaaatttcatattacttttgatcatatatatcaaaattgtaatttaataacacttattgtaaataaattattagatcaagaatatataattaaatcATGTACTATGTTTTCTCTTTTATCAatatcttattttttaaaagatacTTTTTATCAGtcttttctttatttattaagtagtaaaattatatggaatccattattatataatatctggtgtaatatatatcatacCACATTACcattaaaattatttatgGTTAAACAAACATTTTCCTACACAAATATTGTATTTAACTATATTGTACAATCTATACGAAATAAGTTAATAAATCTAgaaacatttttattaaattattctttaaaatCTAAAATTCAATTACAACAAAAAGAACATAATACTTATGATAatcataattttaaaattgCTACTGATGAAATATACCCTGATCCGAATGATCAAGAGGAGtttcaatatatatga
- a CDS encoding hypothetical protein (conserved Plasmodium protein, unknown function) yields MKENYMIRHLFKKYDLKYYNSMSKGLLNNIRNINSVMLYEKNVNKNLMNLLYKKHYNTYKNRVFNSAMYNNTPSNYMNNPENNNMNHLQNNSNYKYENPNNYYQPKYNNNNNNTINNETNENNTTYQYFSIFGSTAMCLIKPVFPDYITNKNKVTIYGKGGFQFVFMRKQSNSNKYDKNNKMNIFIKINSLSNVLSLNDVEKLKNPIIIKGSNNNYLTIDKHKEKKDHIVIKYKYQPSNSPENNFNDMNNMDTDINENMIINDVNDEKRNNFEELHVSFSFSEFLLFQKAANLLLPQLIGWAKQY; encoded by the coding sequence atgaaggaaaattatatgattaGACACTTATTTAAGAAATATGATTTAAAATACTATAACAGTATGAGTAAAGGGTTgttaaataatataagaaatattaattcTGTAATgttatatgaaaaaaatgtaaataagaatttaatgaatttattatataaaaaacattataacacatataaaaatcGTGTTTTCAATTCAGctatgtataataatacaccttcaaattatatgaacaatccagaaaataataatatgaaccatttacaaaataattcaaattataaatatgaaaatcCAAATAACTATTATCAACctaaatataataataataataataatactataaataatgaaactaatgaaaataatacGACATATCAATATTTCAGTATATTCGGAAGTACAGCTATGTGTTTAATCAAACCCGTATTTCCTGATTATATTacaaacaaaaataaagtaACTATATATGGAAAGGGTGGATTTCAATTTGTATTTATGAGAAAACAAAGTAATTCTAATAAATATgacaaaaataataaaatgaatatatttattaaaattaatagTTTATCAAATGTTTTATCTTTAAATGATGTggaaaaattaaaaaatcctataatcataaaaggaagtaataataattatttaacAATTGATAAACATAAAGAGAAAAAAGATCATAttgtaataaaatataaataccAACCTTCGAATAGCCcagaaaataattttaatgatatgaataatatggatacggatattaatgaaaatatgattattaaTGATGTTAATGATGAAAAGAGAAACAATTTTGAAGAATTGCATGTAAGTTTTTCCTTTTCTGAATTTCTACTCTTTCAAAAAGCTGCGAACTTATTATTACCTCAATTAATAGGTTGGGCAAaacaatattaa